A single Amphiura filiformis chromosome 8, Afil_fr2py, whole genome shotgun sequence DNA region contains:
- the LOC140159222 gene encoding LOW QUALITY PROTEIN: integrator complex subunit 14-like (The sequence of the model RefSeq protein was modified relative to this genomic sequence to represent the inferred CDS: substituted 2 bases at 2 genomic stop codons) yields MPTVVLLDVSLSMTKPVSTPNPDSTTEEMTRRHLAHIGLHHIFDYIAANDKMEFTAFVIYSSLXWLXCHLLRDYAELKKAISSVETFDKTRLETALTGVTNIVVDQWGAAIPCQVLLITDGNPGVGPGSMRHFVQTMSSGKADSSTYQPLPFPFPNKLHVMLLATPNELQENNSLAMYQQLVELNESGQVYIPEGALNAQSVKNMFNKFAESHYAAFHTSLVCGHLKSEVQLFPPPEEIKVIHDLETMTRSIGSEIQICGFLDSADVSSPPSISRHLVVPTPPKAGASETDEEKQEKTEDDTTEAGKTPSFCVLLHGSLKVENMVAVVNLGEDWYGLLCSWADSKKKSNLMLSVFEPGNLAIPWLGKFHLLGPASAFESNPYGDEDSKSPFPVRPPEKRSYGQNPVVWIKPSGLQSDVQKILRYARKLPDKTQVFYKELNRLRQAALSFGMTELLEGLSTMLERECTSLPGTAHPDAALQLTHAAKAIKHAINKRYDHAIQPLSTNFASDS; encoded by the exons ATGCCTACCGTAGTGTTACTAGATGTGTCCTTGTCCATGACCAAGCCAGTGTCCACACCAAATCCAGACAGCACAACGGAGGAAATGACAAGACGTCACTTGGCACACATTGGGCTCCATCATATCTTCGATTACATTGCTGCCAATGACAAGATGGAGTTCACCGCATTTGTGATTTATTCGTCATTGTAATGGTTGTGATGCCATTTACTGAGAGATTATGCGGAACTCAAG AAAGCAATTTCATCGGTGGAGACATTTGACAAGACAAGATTGGAAACAGCATTAACAGGTGTCACTAATATTGTTGTGGACCAATGGGGTGCAGCTATACCATGTCAG GTTCTGCTGATCACAGATGGCAATCCAGGCGTAGGACCAGGATCCATGAGGCACTTTGTCCAGACTATGTCATCTGGCAAGGCAGACTCCAGCACCTATCAACCACTACCATTCCCATTCCCTAACAAACTACACGTAATGCTCCTAGCCACTCCAAATGAACTTCAAGAGAACAATTCACTAGCCATGTACCAACAACTCGTGGAACTCAACGAAAGCGGCCAAGTGTACATTCCTGAGGGCGCTCTGAATGCGCAGAGCGTCAAGAACATGTTTAACAAATTTGCTGAATCGCATTACGCCGCATTCCACACATCCTTGGTATGCGGTCATCTGAAGTCGGAAGTGCAGTTGTTTCCTCCACCGGAAGAGATCAAAGTCATTCATGATTTGGAAACTATGACAAGGAGTATTGGGAGTGAGATTCAGATATGTGGTTTCTTAGACAGTGCAGATGTTTCAAGTCCTCCATCCATTTCAAGGCATCTGGTTGTTCCTACTCCACCAAAAG CAGGAGCAAGTGAAACAGATGAAGAGAAGCAAGAGAAGACAGAGGATGATACAACAGAAGCTGGCAAGACTCCTTCTTTCTGTGTGCTGTTACATGGTAGTCTAAAAGTAGAAAATATGGTTGCTGTTGTCAATCTTGG AGAGGATTGGTATGGATTACTGTGTTCCTGGGCCGATAGCAAGAAGAAATCCAACCTTATGTTGTCAGTGTTTGAACCTGGTAACCTGGCGATACCATGGCTAGGAAAGTTTCACTTACTAGGTCCTGCTTCAG CTTTTGAAAGTAACCCATATGGAGATGAAGACAGCAAGAGTCCTTTTCCAGTGAGACCTCCAGAAAAGCGTAGCTATGGGCAAAACCCAGTTGTTTGGATAAAACCGTCTGGTCTACAG TCGGATGTGCAGAAGATACTGAGATATGCAAGGAAGCTGCCTGACAAGACACAAGTCTTCTATAAG GAATTGAACCGGCTACGTCAAGCCGCCCTCTCCTTTGGCATGACAGAGCTGTTGGAAGGATTATCAACTATGCTGGAAAGAGAATGTACTTCACTCCCTGGGACAGCACACCCTGATGCAGCCTTACAACTCACTCATGCAGCTAAGGCAATCAAACATGCCATCAACAAACGATACGATCATGCCATACAGCCTCTCTCCACAAACTTTGCCTCTGACAGTTGA